The proteins below come from a single Paramormyrops kingsleyae isolate MSU_618 chromosome 25, PKINGS_0.4, whole genome shotgun sequence genomic window:
- the LOC140582907 gene encoding uncharacterized protein, with product MPGGSTKKICPFCQGILFCAQKVCSNCKKEQPVKQRFKKKLQQFDKKREQWVVGRKRNHNIASIKDEAIVMLEKLHAIGYKPVLLLGKETKKKKNKCEILTPRCTLSTYAKDYLQKIGSFYEYLCEGWDQNSSDSDAELITLHLTSCDPVEEQEEQGQPWAQLISVAKRESQRDQGICLRGKSYKRGKAEILVDWEPCPICGKEWAHSWQPKDSPQIEKK from the exons ATGCCAGGTGGGTCTACAAAAAAGATTTGCCCCTTCTGTCAAGGCATTTTATTCTGTGCCCAGAAGGTCTGTTCAAATTGTAAAAAAGAACAGCCTGTGAAGCAGCGGTTCAAGAAGAAGCTTCAGCAGTTTGATAAAAAGCGAGAACAATGGGTGGTTGGCCGTAAGAGAAACCACAACATTGCATCAATCAAGGATGAAGCCATTGTCATG CTTGAGAAACTCCATGCCATAGGATACAAGCCAGTTCTGCTTCTTGGCAAGGagaccaaaaagaaaaaaaataagtgtGAAATTTTAACCCCTCGATGCACACTTTCCACCTATGCCAAGGACTACCTTCAGAAGATAGGTTCATTTTATGAATACCTTTGTGAAG GTTGGGACCAGAATTCCAGTGACAGTGATGCTGAACTGATTACACTGCACCTCACATCCTGTGACCCAGTAGAGGAGCAGGAGGAACAG GGTCAGCCATGGGCACAGTTGATCTCAGTTGCAAAAAGAGAAAGTCAG AGGGACCAAGGCATATGCCTAAGAGGAAAAAGCTACAAAAGA GGCAAGGCAGAAATATTGGTTGACTGGGAGCCCTGTCCAATATG TGGCAAGGAGTGGGCCCATTCCTGGCAGCCAAAGGATTCTCCTCAGATTgagaagaaataa